The Qipengyuania pelagi DNA window CGTGGATACGAATACCAAGACCGACGCGCTCGATGCGCTCCCCGACGCTGTCGCGGCCGAGGCCTTTCGCCGCCTGGTCCGTCATTTGCAGCATCGCCACGATGCGCAGAACATCGATCTGATGGGCCTTTCGGGCTTTTGCCGCAATTGCCTTGCCGACTGGATCCGCGATGCCGGTTTCGATGGCGACAAGGAAGCGGCGCGCGAACTCATCCACGGGATGCCGAGCGTGCAATGGAAGGCCACGCGCCAGTCCCCCGCGACCGAGGAGCAGCTGGCACGGATGCAGGAGAGCGTGGCGAAGAACGCGAAAGCGGACGCGGAATAATCCGCACGGCCCACTTCACCCCCGCCGCGCCTCTGGCTATCGAGCGCGCAACCTATCCCGAATCACATTGGAGTATACGAGATGGCCGAAGCCACCGACGACCGCCTGCGCCTGCTGATCGAGCGCATCGAACGCCTCGAGGAAGAAAAGAAGGGCATCGCCGACGACGTGCGCGACGTCTATGCCGAGGCGAAGGCGGTGGGTTACGATCCCAAGATCATGCGCCAGATCGTCCGCCTGCGTAAGATGAAGCCCGACGATCGCAGCGAACAGGAGATGATCCTCGACACCTACAAGGCCGCGCTCGGCATGGGTTGAGAGGGCAGGTGAGGCGAGCCCGGTTGACGAGACCAGCTGTATTGTCCTACTAATACGGCATTCGAACCTACGCAGGAGAAGATGATGGCCGGCCCCTGGAAAGACGCGCGCGGGATTACCGTGACGACCACTCCCACGATCGAGGGCAAGCCGATCCAGGATTACCTCGGCATCGTCACCGGCGAGGTGATCGTCGGCGCGAACCTGTTCCGCGACCTGTTCGCCAATATCCGTGACATCGTGGGCGGGCGATCGGGCAGTTACGAGCGCATCCTGCGCGATGCACGCGAACAGGCGATCCAGGAATTGCAGGCCGAATGCGCCGCGCTGGGCGGAAACGCCGTAGTCGGCGTCGATCTCGATTACGAGGTGATCGGCGACACCGGATCGATGCTGATGGTCTCCGCCAGCGGGACCGCCGTGCGCATCTGATTGGTCTGCGCGGGCGAGGGGATACGACCCTTGCGGCGCCTGTCGGGTGTGTGCGATGCCCTGCGCATGAAGCACTCCCTTTTTGCGCTCGGCGCGCTCTGCCTGTTCTCCGCCCCGGCCTCGGCTGCGTGCCTGCTCCCTCCGGCGGGTGAGAGTGCCCCCATGCGGCTTGTGTCGCAGGATGGGCCTCCCATTCTCGTACACACGCCGAAGGGTTACGATCCCGCCCAGGGCGCGGTGCCGCTCGTCTTCCTGCTGCATGGCAGCGGCGGGACGGGGGCCGCGATGCTGCGCGACAGCAAACTCGCCGCGACCGCCGATGCGCATGGTTTCATCCTCGTCGCGCCCGATGCCGGCATCCCGCTCGGCGAAGGGTTTGCGTGGAACATTCCCGGCGTGCCCACCGTGGCGGGCGAGCTTCCTGGGCCGCAGGACCGCGACGATGTCGATCATGTGTCTTCCATCGCCGATGCCCTTGTCGAGGGCGGGTGCGTCGATCCGGCGAGAATCTATTCGACCGGGCTTTCGGGCGGCGGGCGGATGACCTCGTGGCTCGGTTGCGTCGAGAGCGATCGTTACGCGGCGATCGCACCGGTCGTTGGCCTGCGCGCCGGTATCGCGAAGGCGGACGACGAAAGCGAGGTCGATCCCGCCACTTGCACGCCCGAAAACCCGATGCCGGTGCTCGCCTTTGCGGGGTTGAAGGACAATACCAACCCGCTCGCGGGTGGGCAGGGCCTGCGCTGGGGCTATTCGATGCACGCAGCCGAGCAGCGCTGGGCGCAGCTCAACCGCTGCGAGGCCGCGCCGACGACCAACTGGGTGGCACCCGGCATCTACGAGGAACGCTATGGCGATTGCACGGAGGGCGCGGAGGTCGCTGCGCGGATCGATAGCGAGGGCGGGCACAGCTGGGTGGTCGACAACGAGGTGTTGTGGGCCTTCTTCGCCCGCCACAGCCGTCCGCAACAATAGGCGCGTTATGGCGGCCTAAAGGTTGCCCATCGGCGCTAGGCGGGTGTAAGGCCGCGCCATCCGCGGCCCCGTTCGGGGCCCGATCCCATCGTTCCCTCTTACAGGTTTCCCATGGCAGGCCATTCCAAATTCAAGAATATCATGCACCGCAAGGGTGCGCAGGACAAGAAACGGTCCAACCTGTTTTCCAAGCTCAGCCGCGAGATCACCGTGGCGGCCAAGATGGGTATGCCCGATCCCGACATGAACCCGCGCCTGCGCCTGGCGGTGAACGCGGCCAAGGCGCAGTCCATGCCCAAGGACAATATCCAGCGCGCGATCGACAAGGCGAGCGCGGCCGATGGCGAGAATTTTGAAGAGGTCCGCTACGAAGGCTACGGCCCCGGCGGCAGCGCGATCATCGTCGAGGCGCTGACCGACAATCGCAACCGCACCGCCACCGCCGTGCGCACTGCCTTTTCCAAGAATGGCGGCAATCTCGGCACCGAAGGGTCGGTCGTGCACGGGTTCGACCGGCTCGGCCTGATCGTCTACCCCGCCGATGCGGGGAGCGAGGACAAGGTCCTCGAAGCCGCGATGGAAGCGGGCGCGGAAGATATCGTCTCCTCCGAGGACGGGCACGAGATCTGGACCGCGGCGGACGATCTCCACCAAGTGGCGAGCGATCTCGAAACATCGCTGGGTGAGGCGGAGACGGTGAAGCTCGCCTGGAAGCCCAATCTTACGGTCGAGATGGACGAGGGCCATGCCAGCACGCTGCTGAAGCTGATCGACACGCTGGACGATGATGACGACGTGCAGACCGTGTGGGGCAATTATGACATCTCGGACGAGGTGATGGAGAAGCTGGGCTGATCATGTCCCGGCAGGCCTGAGCGTCGGATGCTGATACTCGGCCTCGACCCTTCCCTGTCCTGCACCGGCTGGGGCGTGATCCGGGCCGAAGGATCGCGCCTCGCCCATGTCGCGAACGGTCAGATCAGGACCGACGTGAAAGCGCCGATGGCCGCACGGCTGGCGGCGATCCAGTCGGCCCTCGCCGCAATCATCCTGGAACACCGCCCCATGCGCGCGGCGGCGGAAGAGGTCTTCGTCAACAAGAACCCGCAATCGACCCTGAAACTCGCCCAGGCGCGCGGCGCGGTGCTGGCGGCGTGCGGGATGGCCGGGCTCGCCGTGAACGAACACGCCGCCCGCCTCGTCAAGAAAGCGGTCGTCGGCACCGGAGCTGCGGAAAAGCCGCAGGTCCAGGCCATGCTCAAAGTGCTGTTACCGGGGACCTGCGTCGCGGGAGCGGACGCCGCCGATGCGCTTGCAGTGGCGATCGCTGATGCTCATTTGACGCGGTGCGGGTAGGGCTGGGCAATCGAATTATTCGACCTAGCGCGTTACCGAACCGCGTCCAGGGAATTCCCCAAAGTCTGGGGAATGGATACCTGCCCACCAGTGTTGATGTGCAAGTGACCAATAGAGCTCCTCACCATCGCGTCCAGTTGAGCGATGCAATCACTATGTCGCCCCGTGCCATGGATTGGTTGGATATGAGATAGATGGTGGCCGAAGGGCCATGCAGCGAAGGCTGAACAATTACCTTATCGAAGACGATTGGAATCCGCGTCAGAATTTCAAAATCGGTAGCGCCCTGCTCGGAGCCACTCTGTGGATTGGAAAATTTCACGAGTAGGCTGTCGCGCAAGCCAGCGCCAATGCTATCGGTACTGACCCACAAACCTAGATAGCTATCTGCACCATATCGGGTCCCACTCACTGAGACAAACTTGTAACCTTCGATAGAAGGGGCGTTCTCCAGTCTAGTGACATCGGCATGAAGGGGTGAGGCCGGTCGACCAAATCGTTCAGGAATTGACTCGCAAGAGAATTCAGCCTCAATCGATCCGTCGACATCTGCAAGGGTTTGAAAAGGGAGGCGGACATAGCGGCCGTCTTCTAGGAACAACTGCCCAGTCAGTGGTCGCATACTGATTACATTCGAGGAAAATCGGTTCCCGGTAGCAATCATCCGTATCGAGACCAAGTAAAGGCCGGTGTCGATATCGCTCTTGGTTTGCGTGCCGAT harbors:
- a CDS encoding DUF1244 domain-containing protein, with amino-acid sequence MDTNTKTDALDALPDAVAAEAFRRLVRHLQHRHDAQNIDLMGLSGFCRNCLADWIRDAGFDGDKEAARELIHGMPSVQWKATRQSPATEEQLARMQESVAKNAKADAE
- a CDS encoding alpha/beta hydrolase family esterase, which gives rise to MKHSLFALGALCLFSAPASAACLLPPAGESAPMRLVSQDGPPILVHTPKGYDPAQGAVPLVFLLHGSGGTGAAMLRDSKLAATADAHGFILVAPDAGIPLGEGFAWNIPGVPTVAGELPGPQDRDDVDHVSSIADALVEGGCVDPARIYSTGLSGGGRMTSWLGCVESDRYAAIAPVVGLRAGIAKADDESEVDPATCTPENPMPVLAFAGLKDNTNPLAGGQGLRWGYSMHAAEQRWAQLNRCEAAPTTNWVAPGIYEERYGDCTEGAEVAARIDSEGGHSWVVDNEVLWAFFARHSRPQQ
- a CDS encoding heavy metal-binding domain-containing protein: MTVTTTPTIEGKPIQDYLGIVTGEVIVGANLFRDLFANIRDIVGGRSGSYERILRDAREQAIQELQAECAALGGNAVVGVDLDYEVIGDTGSMLMVSASGTAVRI
- the ruvC gene encoding crossover junction endodeoxyribonuclease RuvC produces the protein MLILGLDPSLSCTGWGVIRAEGSRLAHVANGQIRTDVKAPMAARLAAIQSALAAIILEHRPMRAAAEEVFVNKNPQSTLKLAQARGAVLAACGMAGLAVNEHAARLVKKAVVGTGAAEKPQVQAMLKVLLPGTCVAGADAADALAVAIADAHLTRCG
- a CDS encoding YebC/PmpR family DNA-binding transcriptional regulator, yielding MAGHSKFKNIMHRKGAQDKKRSNLFSKLSREITVAAKMGMPDPDMNPRLRLAVNAAKAQSMPKDNIQRAIDKASAADGENFEEVRYEGYGPGGSAIIVEALTDNRNRTATAVRTAFSKNGGNLGTEGSVVHGFDRLGLIVYPADAGSEDKVLEAAMEAGAEDIVSSEDGHEIWTAADDLHQVASDLETSLGEAETVKLAWKPNLTVEMDEGHASTLLKLIDTLDDDDDVQTVWGNYDISDEVMEKLG
- a CDS encoding DUF2312 domain-containing protein: MAEATDDRLRLLIERIERLEEEKKGIADDVRDVYAEAKAVGYDPKIMRQIVRLRKMKPDDRSEQEMILDTYKAALGMG